The following are from one region of the Macaca thibetana thibetana isolate TM-01 chromosome 2, ASM2454274v1, whole genome shotgun sequence genome:
- the GP5 gene encoding platelet glycoprotein V, whose product MLRRTLLCAVLGLLRAQPFPCPPACKCVFRDAAQCSGGDVARIAALGLPTNLTHILLFGMGRGVLQNHSFSGMTVLQRLMLSDSHISAVAPGAFNDLVKLKTLRLSRNKITHLPGALLDKTVLLEQLFLDHNALRGIDQNMFQKLVNLQELALNQNQLDFLPAGLFTNLGNLKLLDLSGNNLTHLPKGLLGAQAKLERLLLHSNRLVSLDSGLLNSLGALTELQLHRNHIRSITPGAFDRLPNLSSLTLSRNHLAFLPSALFLHSHSLTLLTLFENPLAELPGVLFGEMGGLQELWLNRTQLRTLPAAAFRNLSRLRSLGVTLSPRLSALPQDAFQGLGELRVLSLHSNGLTALPDGLLRGLGRLRQVSLRRNRLRALPRALFRNLSSLESVQLDHNQLETLPGDAFGALPRLKEVLLGHNPWRCDCGLGPFLGWLRQHPGLAGLEEPPRCAGPGKLAGLPLWALPGGDAECPGPRGPPPHPAADSSSDSSPVHPALAPNSSEPWMWAQPVATGEYQDHGPFWGFYFLLLAVQALITVIIVLAMIKIGQLFRKLIRERALG is encoded by the coding sequence ATGCTGAGGAGGACTCTGCTGTGCGCGGTGCTCGGGCTTCTGCGCGCCCAGCCCTTCCCCTGTCCGCCGGCCTGCAAGTGTGTCTTCCGGGACGCCGCGCAGTGCTCGGGGGGCGACGTGGCGCGCATCGCCGCGCTGGGTCTGCCCACCAACCTCACGCACATCCTGCTCTTCGGAATGGGCCGCGGCGTCTTGCAGAACCACAGCTTCAGTGGCATGACCGTCCTGCAGCGCCTCATGCTCTCCGACAGCCACATTTCCGCCGTTGCCCCCGGCGCCTTCAATGACCTGGTAAAACTGAAAACCCTCAGGCTGTCGCGCAACAAAATCACTCATCTTCCAGGTGCGCTGCTGGATAAGACGGTGCTCCTGGAGCAGCTGTTTTTGGACCACAATGCGCTAAGGGGCATTGACCAAAACATGTTTCAGAAACTGGTTAACCTGCAGGAGCTCGCTCTGAACCAGAATCAGCTCGATTTCCTTCCTGCCGGTCTCTTCACGAATCTGGGGAACCTGAAGTTGTTGGATTTATCGGGAAACAACCTGACCCACCTGCCCAAGGGATTGCTTGGAGCACAGGCTAAGCTCGAGAGGCTTCTGCTCCACTCGAACCGGCTTGTGTCTCTGGATTCGGGGCTGTTGAACAGCCTGGGCGCCCTGACGGAACTGCAGCTCCACCGCAATCACATCCGTTCCATCACACCCGGGGCCTTCGACCGGCTCCCAAACCTGAGTTCTTTGACTCTTTCGAGAAACCACCTTGCGTTTCTCCCCTCTGCGCTCTTTCTTCATTCGCACAGTTTGACTCTGTTGACTCTGTTCGAGAACCCGCTGGCAGAGCTCCCGGGGGTGCTCTTCGGGGAGATGGGGGGCCTGCAGGAGCTGTGGCTGAACCGCACCCAGCTGCGCACCCTGCCCGCTGCCGCCTTCCGAAACCTGAGCCGCCTGCGGTCCTTAGGGGTGACTCTGAGCCCGCGGCTGAGCGCGCTCCCGCAGGACGCCTTCCAGGGCCTGGGCGAGCTCCGAGTGCTCTCCCTGCACTCCAACGGCCTGACCGCCCTCCCCGACGGCTTGCTGCGGGGCCTCGGCAGGCTGCGCCAGGTGTCCCTGCGCCGCAACAGGCTGCGCGCCCTGCCCCGCGCGCTCTTCCGCAATCTCAGCAGCCTGGAGAGCGTCCAGCTCGACCACAACCAGCTGGAGACCCTGCCTGGCGACGCGTTTGGGGCTCTGCCCCGGCTGAAGGAGGTCCTGTTGGGGCACAACCCCTGGCGCTGCGACTGTGGCCTGGGGCCCTTCCTGGGGTGGCTGCGGCAGCACCCGGGCCTCGCGGGCCTGGAAGAGCCCCCGCGGTGCGCAGGCCCTGGGAAGCTCGCCGGCCTGCCGCTCTGGGCCCTGCCGGGGGGTGACGCGGAGTGCCCGGGCCCCCGGGGCCCGCCTCCCCACCCCGCTGCGGACAGCTCCTCGGACAGCTCCCCGGTCCATCCAGCCTTGGCTCCCAACAGCTCAGAACCCTGGATGTGGGCCCAGCCCGTGGCCACGGGCGAATATCAAGATCATGGCCCGTTCTGGgggttttattttctgcttttagcTGTTCAGGCCTTGATCACCGTGATCATCGTGCTTGCTATGATTAAAATTGGCCAGCTCTTTCGAAAATTAATCAGAGAGAGAGCTCTTGGTTAA